Proteins encoded together in one Pseudomonas sp. ADAK13 window:
- a CDS encoding cyclase family protein → MTERKRRLVDLSVTLENNPYTDPPPLLPKIEYVDHQGGIQELLAMFPGLCIDDMPGQEAWAAERLNITTHSGTHMDAPWHYASTTDGGKPAYGIDEIPLDWCLRPGVKLDFRHLPDGDVVSAAQIEAELQRIGHVLQPLDIVLVNTRAGALFGQPGYLDAGVGIGREGTLYLLERGVRVVGTDAWSWDAPFSHTRARFAASGDSSIIWEGHKAGRDIGYGQMEKLANLDALPAHGFEVSCFPYKIKHASAGFVRAVAIFEETL, encoded by the coding sequence ATGACTGAACGCAAACGTCGTCTGGTGGACCTGTCGGTCACCCTTGAAAACAACCCCTACACCGACCCGCCACCGCTGCTGCCGAAGATCGAGTACGTCGATCACCAGGGCGGTATCCAGGAGCTACTCGCGATGTTTCCGGGCCTGTGTATCGACGACATGCCCGGCCAGGAAGCGTGGGCAGCCGAGCGCCTGAACATCACCACCCACAGCGGCACGCACATGGATGCGCCGTGGCATTACGCCTCGACCACCGATGGCGGCAAGCCGGCCTATGGCATTGATGAGATCCCGCTGGACTGGTGCCTGCGCCCGGGCGTGAAGCTCGATTTTCGCCACCTGCCGGACGGCGATGTGGTCAGCGCTGCACAAATCGAGGCTGAGTTGCAGCGTATCGGCCATGTGTTGCAGCCGCTGGACATCGTGCTGGTGAATACCCGTGCAGGTGCCTTGTTCGGCCAGCCGGGCTACCTGGACGCAGGCGTGGGGATCGGCCGCGAAGGCACCTTGTATTTGCTGGAGCGCGGGGTGCGCGTGGTGGGCACCGATGCCTGGAGTTGGGACGCACCGTTCAGCCATACCCGGGCGCGGTTTGCGGCGAGCGGTGACAGCTCGATCATCTGGGAAGGGCACAAGGCGGGACGGGATATCGGCTATGGGCAGATGGAAAAGCTGGCCAACCTGGACGCGCTGCCGGCCCACGGTTTTGAAGTGTCGTGTTTCCCCTACAAGATCAAACACGCCTCTGCCGGTTTTGTCCGGGCGGTAGCGAT
- a CDS encoding fumarylacetoacetate hydrolase family protein, whose translation MKLATLKNGHRDGQLVVVSRDLRHAVIAPPFATLQQALENWAEAEPVLSRHYQLLNLGQAPESFAFDPTHAAAPLPRAYQWCDGSAFLNHAHLLQKAFSLPPMADERIPLMYQGASDDFLGPCDDVPLPDVNHGIDFEGEFAVIVDEVPMGCPADQALQYVRLVLLVNDVSLRGFLLHEVSTGFGFFQAKPSSSFSPVAVTPQALGAAWHNGRVCLPLSVTWNQSWFGAPHGAEMSFSFADLIAHAARTRRLRAGTIIGSGTVSNVDRAVGSACISERRAIEMIDHGQPLTGFMQFGDRIRIEALDSEGESVFGAIDQRLVDSNLLTQEALS comes from the coding sequence ATGAAACTCGCTACGTTGAAAAACGGCCATCGCGACGGCCAGTTAGTGGTGGTCTCCCGAGACCTGCGCCACGCGGTCATCGCTCCGCCTTTTGCGACCTTGCAACAGGCGCTGGAGAATTGGGCCGAGGCCGAACCGGTGCTGAGCCGGCACTACCAGTTGCTTAACCTGGGGCAAGCGCCCGAATCGTTTGCGTTTGACCCCACACACGCCGCAGCGCCATTGCCCCGGGCTTATCAGTGGTGCGACGGTTCGGCGTTTCTCAACCACGCGCACCTGCTGCAAAAAGCCTTCAGCCTGCCGCCCATGGCCGACGAGCGCATTCCGTTGATGTACCAGGGCGCCAGCGACGATTTCCTCGGGCCTTGCGACGATGTGCCTTTGCCGGACGTGAATCACGGAATCGATTTCGAGGGCGAATTCGCCGTGATCGTCGATGAGGTGCCGATGGGCTGCCCCGCTGACCAGGCGTTGCAGTACGTGCGGCTGGTGCTGTTGGTCAACGACGTCAGCCTGCGGGGCTTCCTGCTGCATGAAGTCAGCACCGGCTTCGGGTTTTTCCAGGCCAAGCCCTCGTCGAGTTTTTCGCCGGTGGCCGTCACCCCGCAAGCGCTTGGCGCTGCCTGGCACAACGGGCGGGTGTGCCTGCCCCTGAGCGTCACCTGGAACCAGAGTTGGTTTGGTGCGCCCCATGGCGCCGAGATGAGCTTCAGCTTCGCTGACCTGATCGCCCACGCCGCACGCACCCGGCGCTTGCGTGCCGGCACCATCATCGGCTCCGGCACCGTGTCCAACGTCGACCGCGCGGTGGGTTCGGCGTGTATTTCGGAACGCCGGGCCATCGAGATGATTGACCATGGGCAGCCGCTGACCGGGTTCATGCAGTTTGGCGACCGCATTCGCATCGAGGCACTGGACAGCGAGGGCGAGTCGGTATTCGGCGCCATCGACCAGCGCCTGGTGGATTCCAACTTGCTGACTCAAGAGGCGCTTTCATGA
- a CDS encoding MFS transporter produces MNPSSQAAPAPRPRGSGPLLLLGSCLPILGGVLIAPVLPRIAEHFSGTANVGLIVPIVLTLPALMIALFSPFAGWLSDRIGRKRLLVLAMLLYGICGPLPLVLDNLDAILLSRAGLGLAEAAIMTCCTALIGDYFDGRDRVQLLSWQTIVTSLSATAFFMLGGIIGEHGWRLPFAVYIVGLLLAPLMHLALRESLRGASAAVEVARSTGFPWRSLSVICGMTVLASLGFFIVPVQTGFLLEHIGIDSPQRIGMAIGLGHSAVFVGALCFRRLSRFGPGLLLALAFVVSGIGILLLANAVDYRTAVIAVMVNGLGGGLALPTVLSWALSTLSFEHRGKGTGLFNAGFFGGQFASPLLVMALSGVSDGRVGAVAMVGWGLLLAALFSLIAPWLAGVRLLDPIQVSDDMVLH; encoded by the coding sequence ATGAACCCGTCCTCGCAAGCTGCCCCCGCGCCTCGCCCGCGCGGATCAGGCCCGTTGTTGTTGCTCGGCAGTTGCCTGCCGATTCTCGGTGGGGTGTTGATTGCCCCGGTGTTGCCACGCATCGCCGAACACTTTTCCGGCACCGCCAACGTCGGGCTGATCGTGCCCATCGTGCTGACGTTGCCGGCGCTGATGATCGCGTTGTTTTCGCCGTTCGCCGGCTGGCTCTCCGACCGCATCGGGCGCAAGCGCCTGCTGGTGCTGGCGATGCTGCTGTATGGCATCTGCGGGCCGCTGCCGCTGGTGCTGGATAACCTCGACGCGATTCTGCTCAGCCGCGCCGGCCTGGGCCTGGCGGAGGCGGCGATCATGACCTGCTGCACCGCGCTGATCGGCGACTACTTCGACGGCCGCGACCGGGTGCAATTGCTCTCGTGGCAAACCATCGTCACCTCACTGTCGGCCACCGCGTTTTTCATGCTGGGCGGAATCATCGGCGAGCACGGTTGGCGCCTGCCGTTTGCGGTGTACATCGTAGGCCTGCTGCTTGCGCCGTTGATGCACCTGGCGTTGCGCGAATCGTTGCGGGGCGCCAGCGCGGCGGTCGAGGTGGCGCGGAGCACAGGTTTTCCCTGGCGCTCACTGTCGGTGATTTGCGGCATGACCGTGCTGGCGTCCCTGGGCTTTTTCATTGTTCCGGTACAAACCGGTTTCCTGCTGGAACACATCGGCATTGATTCGCCGCAGCGCATTGGCATGGCCATCGGCCTGGGCCATTCGGCGGTGTTTGTCGGTGCCCTGTGCTTCCGGCGCCTGAGCCGGTTCGGCCCGGGCTTGCTGCTGGCGCTGGCGTTTGTGGTGTCCGGCATCGGCATTTTGCTGCTGGCCAACGCCGTCGACTACCGCACGGCGGTCATCGCCGTGATGGTCAACGGCCTGGGCGGCGGGCTGGCGTTGCCCACGGTCCTCAGTTGGGCACTTTCCACCCTGAGCTTCGAACACCGCGGCAAAGGTACCGGCCTGTTCAACGCGGGTTTTTTCGGCGGCCAGTTTGCCAGCCCGTTATTGGTCATGGCGTTGTCCGGTGTGTCCGATGGGCGTGTAGGCGCGGTGGCCATGGTCGGCTGGGGATTGCTGCTGGCGGCCCTGTTTTCGCTGATCGCACCGTGGCTGGCCGGCGTGCGGCTGCTTGATCCGATTCAAGTGTCGGACGACATGGTCCTGCATTAA
- a CDS encoding efflux RND transporter permease subunit: MTHLRNPLDLQRGPEHSLQNFDRHSGSLIERALFNHRSLVLWLCLLLTLGLGAASTRLGLNASFEKMIPTGHPYIANYLANQKELTGLGNAVRIAVEAPGTTIYDAHYLELLARLNDKVFLLPGVDRPFMKSLWTPNMRWMAVTEEGVEGGRVIPDDYDGSASSLETVRRNATRSGEIGQTIALDGRSSLIFVPLMDVDAQTGKALDYSALSQQLEQLRSEFQAQGLTIHITGFIKVVGDLIDGLRQVLLFFAAAILIATLMLYAFTRCLRSTLLVMACSLIAVVWQLGLVALLGFELDPYSVLVPFLVLAIGMSHGAQKMNGIMQDIGRGMHRQVAARFTFRRLFLAGLTALLCDAVGFGVLMLIDIKVIQDLALIASMGVAVLVFTNLILLPILLSYWGVSARAAARSLHSEEADRHGRKHPLWAFLDRFTQRRWATGTLMISAVLACGGWWVSQQLQVGDLDAGAPELRADSRYNRDNGFMVAHYGASSDVFAVIVRTPDGACSDYTTLMRVDALEWRLRQLPGVESTASLASLNRSLLVGMSEGNPKWYDLTRNQALLNSITGRAPRELFNQSCNTLTLYAYLRDHKAVTLTRLVNEVEAFAQANDTADVKFLLAAGNAGIEAATNIVVKQANHDMLYWVYGAVIVLCLLTFRSLAAVVCVILPLMLTSILCEVLMVWLGIGVKVATLPVIALGVGIGVDYALYVMSILLARRKAGDSLSQAYYQALLFTGKVVMLTGVTLAVGVATWGFSPIKFQADMGILLAFMFLLNMLGALVLLPALAHFLLPDARFEHPITTIGNPA, encoded by the coding sequence ATGACGCATCTTCGTAATCCGCTCGACCTGCAGCGCGGCCCCGAGCACAGTCTCCAGAACTTCGACCGCCATTCCGGCTCGCTGATTGAGCGGGCGCTGTTCAACCATCGCAGCCTCGTGCTGTGGCTGTGCCTGCTGTTGACCCTGGGCCTCGGCGCCGCCAGCACCCGCCTTGGGCTCAACGCCAGCTTTGAAAAAATGATCCCCACGGGGCATCCCTACATTGCCAATTACCTGGCCAACCAAAAGGAACTCACCGGGTTGGGCAACGCGGTTCGCATCGCCGTCGAGGCGCCCGGCACCACTATTTACGACGCGCACTACCTGGAATTGCTGGCCCGTCTTAACGACAAAGTATTTTTGCTGCCGGGTGTCGACCGGCCTTTCATGAAATCCCTGTGGACCCCCAACATGCGCTGGATGGCGGTGACCGAGGAGGGCGTGGAAGGCGGCCGGGTGATCCCCGATGACTACGACGGTTCCGCCAGCAGCCTGGAAACGGTGCGCCGCAATGCCACGCGCTCCGGTGAGATCGGCCAGACCATCGCCCTGGACGGCCGCTCCAGCCTGATCTTCGTGCCCTTGATGGACGTCGACGCGCAAACCGGTAAAGCCCTCGACTACAGCGCATTGTCCCAACAGCTGGAGCAACTGCGCAGCGAGTTCCAGGCTCAGGGCCTGACGATTCACATCACCGGTTTCATCAAGGTGGTGGGCGACCTGATCGACGGGTTGCGCCAGGTGCTGCTGTTTTTCGCGGCGGCGATTCTGATCGCCACGCTGATGCTCTACGCATTCACCCGCTGCCTGCGCAGCACCTTGCTGGTGATGGCCTGCTCATTGATTGCGGTGGTCTGGCAACTGGGCCTGGTGGCGTTGCTGGGGTTCGAACTCGACCCCTATTCGGTGCTTGTACCGTTCCTGGTCTTGGCCATCGGCATGAGCCATGGCGCACAGAAAATGAACGGCATCATGCAAGATATCGGGCGCGGCATGCACCGGCAAGTGGCGGCGCGCTTCACCTTTCGGCGGTTGTTTCTCGCCGGCCTTACCGCCTTGCTGTGTGACGCGGTGGGGTTTGGCGTGTTGATGCTGATCGACATCAAGGTCATCCAGGACCTGGCATTGATCGCCAGCATGGGTGTCGCGGTGCTGGTGTTCACCAACCTGATCCTGCTGCCGATTCTCCTCAGCTACTGGGGTGTCAGTGCCCGCGCCGCCGCGCGCAGCCTGCACAGTGAAGAGGCTGACCGGCACGGGCGCAAGCATCCGTTGTGGGCGTTCCTCGACCGGTTTACCCAGCGCCGTTGGGCCACCGGCACGCTGATGATCAGCGCAGTGTTGGCCTGCGGCGGCTGGTGGGTCAGCCAGCAGTTGCAAGTCGGCGATCTCGACGCCGGCGCCCCGGAGTTGCGGGCCGACTCGCGCTATAACCGCGACAACGGGTTTATGGTCGCCCACTACGGCGCCAGCAGCGACGTGTTCGCGGTGATCGTGCGCACACCTGACGGCGCCTGCTCCGACTACACCACCTTGATGCGCGTGGATGCACTGGAGTGGCGCTTGCGCCAACTGCCGGGCGTGGAGTCCACGGCGTCGCTGGCCAGCCTCAACCGCAGCCTGTTGGTGGGCATGAGCGAAGGCAACCCGAAGTGGTACGACCTGACCCGGAACCAGGCGTTGCTCAACTCCATCACCGGGCGGGCACCGCGTGAGCTGTTCAACCAGAGTTGCAACACCCTCACGCTCTACGCCTACTTGCGTGACCACAAAGCCGTGACGTTGACGCGGCTGGTGAATGAAGTCGAGGCCTTCGCCCAGGCCAATGATACCGCCGACGTGAAGTTCCTGCTGGCGGCCGGCAATGCGGGCATCGAAGCCGCGACCAATATCGTGGTCAAGCAGGCCAATCACGACATGTTGTACTGGGTCTACGGCGCGGTGATCGTGCTGTGCCTGCTGACCTTCCGCTCCCTTGCCGCGGTGGTCTGCGTGATCCTGCCGCTGATGCTCACCTCGATCCTGTGCGAGGTGCTGATGGTGTGGCTGGGCATCGGCGTCAAGGTTGCGACTTTGCCGGTGATCGCCTTGGGCGTCGGCATCGGCGTGGACTACGCGCTGTACGTCATGAGCATTTTGCTGGCGCGGCGCAAGGCAGGTGACAGCCTGTCCCAAGCCTATTACCAGGCGCTGCTGTTCACTGGCAAAGTGGTGATGCTGACGGGGGTAACCCTGGCAGTCGGCGTCGCCACCTGGGGTTTTTCACCGATCAAGTTCCAGGCAGACATGGGCATTCTGCTGGCTTTCATGTTCCTGCTGAACATGCTCGGTGCACTGGTGTTGCTGCCGGCCCTGGCGCATTTCCTGCTGCCTGATGCACGTTTTGAACACCCGATAACAACAATAGGAAACCCCGCATGA
- a CDS encoding WD40/YVTN/BNR-like repeat-containing protein, which translates to MRGQPVWLALGVLGICLAADAAEAPVSDVLQRPALQVAAPTQAVLIDIAQAGARLVAVGEQGLIVLSDDGGQHWRQAPVPTSASLTSVSFATAAQGWAVGHAGVVLHTVDGGESWQLQLDGKGAAQRVLDAVRAAPDASARQLKVAQGFVADGADKPWLAVHFSNERQGTVVGAFGLILHTEDGGVSWQSWVDRLDNPAGNHLYAIAVQGPRIFVAGEQGALWTSADGGAHFTRLPSPYDGSFFTLNLATDGSVLVAGLRGNVWRSSDQGQQWQAVNNPFNSSVVAARSTRAGVMLADQSGHLLLSAEGDALREQGLPAVGAVASLSQAGDGQWVVVGARGIKRLEQVNGQ; encoded by the coding sequence ATGCGTGGGCAACCCGTATGGCTGGCGCTGGGCGTGCTGGGCATCTGCCTGGCAGCCGATGCTGCCGAGGCGCCCGTCAGTGATGTCCTGCAGCGCCCGGCGTTGCAGGTGGCGGCGCCCACCCAGGCAGTGCTTATCGATATCGCCCAGGCAGGAGCACGCCTGGTGGCCGTCGGTGAGCAGGGCTTGATCGTGCTTTCGGACGACGGCGGCCAACACTGGCGCCAGGCCCCGGTACCCACCAGCGCAAGCCTGACCTCGGTCAGCTTTGCCACGGCCGCGCAAGGCTGGGCAGTGGGGCATGCCGGCGTGGTCCTGCACACCGTCGACGGTGGCGAAAGCTGGCAGCTCCAACTGGACGGCAAGGGCGCTGCCCAACGCGTACTCGATGCCGTGCGTGCGGCCCCGGATGCCTCGGCACGGCAACTCAAGGTGGCCCAGGGGTTTGTCGCAGACGGTGCCGACAAACCCTGGCTGGCCGTGCATTTCAGCAACGAACGGCAAGGCACTGTGGTGGGTGCTTTCGGCCTGATCCTGCATACCGAAGACGGTGGCGTGAGCTGGCAGTCCTGGGTCGACCGCCTGGACAACCCGGCGGGCAATCACCTGTACGCGATCGCTGTTCAAGGCCCACGGATTTTCGTCGCGGGAGAACAGGGCGCGTTGTGGACATCCGCAGACGGTGGCGCGCATTTCACGCGGTTGCCGAGCCCGTACGACGGCAGTTTTTTTACCCTGAACCTGGCAACCGATGGCTCGGTTCTGGTGGCGGGATTGCGCGGGAATGTCTGGCGCAGTAGCGATCAGGGCCAGCAATGGCAGGCCGTGAATAACCCGTTCAACAGCAGCGTGGTCGCAGCGCGTTCAACCCGCGCCGGTGTGATGCTCGCTGACCAGAGTGGCCACCTTTTACTCAGTGCCGAGGGTGATGCTTTACGCGAGCAAGGGCTGCCGGCCGTTGGTGCGGTGGCCTCCCTCAGTCAGGCGGGCGACGGCCAGTGGGTCGTGGTGGGCGCGCGCGGCATCAAACGATTGGAACAGGTGAACGGGCAATGA
- a CDS encoding DUF1329 domain-containing protein, whose product MKLQPLMLAGLLVAVAPSGWAATDAQAQQLKSTLTPLGAERAGNADGSIPAWDKGFTQVPAGVNPGPRLPDYFASDKPLYSVTPQNVAQYADKLSDGQKALFAKYPTYRIDVYPSRRTAAAPQWVYDNTLKNATAAHLTHEGNTLEGASGGIPFPVPTTGAEVIWNHHLSWRGVAWKNDYNVYVITASGQRILSATVQAQREMPYYFQDGKPEYKGVYWMTRLVNLGPPQRAGEALLGREPLDYANGGPQSWVYLAGQRRVRKLPVSSYDTPTPTSSGVANFDEVSVFTGPLDRYDWKIVGKQEMLIPYNSNKILQPAKDDAILGERFLNPDHMRWELHRVWVIEGNLVAGKRHSMPKRRFYVDEDTWMAVLGDSWDANHQLWRTYFQLPYLMPQLPGLVRGLYGQYDLQTGAWMAHNVVTEKRVHNDVVAPFPDSDFSPDGLAADGVR is encoded by the coding sequence ATGAAACTCCAACCGTTGATGCTCGCGGGTCTGTTGGTGGCCGTCGCGCCCTCAGGCTGGGCTGCAACCGACGCCCAGGCCCAGCAACTCAAGTCCACGCTCACCCCGTTGGGTGCCGAGCGCGCCGGCAATGCCGATGGCAGTATTCCCGCGTGGGACAAGGGTTTTACCCAGGTGCCGGCTGGCGTCAACCCGGGCCCGCGCCTGCCGGACTACTTTGCCAGTGACAAACCGCTGTACTCGGTCACCCCGCAAAACGTCGCGCAGTACGCCGACAAACTCAGCGACGGGCAAAAAGCGCTGTTCGCCAAATACCCGACCTACCGCATCGACGTGTACCCGAGCCGGCGCACCGCCGCCGCGCCGCAATGGGTCTACGACAACACCCTGAAAAACGCCACGGCCGCGCACCTCACTCATGAGGGCAACACCCTGGAAGGCGCCAGTGGCGGCATTCCGTTCCCTGTCCCGACCACCGGCGCCGAAGTGATCTGGAACCATCACCTGAGCTGGCGCGGCGTGGCCTGGAAGAACGACTACAACGTGTACGTGATCACCGCCAGCGGCCAGCGCATTCTGTCAGCCACGGTACAGGCGCAGCGCGAGATGCCGTATTACTTCCAGGACGGTAAACCCGAATACAAAGGGGTGTACTGGATGACCCGCCTGGTCAACCTCGGCCCGCCGCAACGTGCCGGTGAAGCCTTGCTGGGCCGTGAGCCGCTGGATTACGCCAACGGCGGCCCGCAATCCTGGGTCTACCTGGCCGGCCAGCGCCGTGTGCGCAAACTGCCGGTGTCGTCTTACGACACGCCCACGCCCACCAGTTCCGGTGTGGCCAACTTTGACGAGGTCTCGGTATTCACCGGACCGCTCGACCGCTATGACTGGAAGATCGTCGGCAAGCAGGAAATGCTGATTCCCTACAACAGCAACAAGATCCTGCAACCGGCCAAGGACGACGCGATCCTCGGCGAACGTTTCCTCAACCCTGACCACATGCGCTGGGAACTGCATCGCGTGTGGGTGATTGAAGGCAACCTGGTCGCCGGCAAACGCCACAGCATGCCCAAGCGCCGCTTTTACGTAGACGAAGACACCTGGATGGCCGTACTCGGCGACAGCTGGGACGCCAATCACCAATTGTGGCGCACCTACTTTCAACTGCCGTACCTGATGCCGCAATTGCCTGGGCTGGTGCGCGGTTTATACGGCCAATACGACCTGCAGACCGGTGCCTGGATGGCCCACAACGTGGTCACCGAAAAACGCGTGCACAACGATGTGGTCGCGCCGTTCCCCGACAGTGATTTCAGCCCGGACGGCCTGGCGGCCGATGGTGTGCGTTGA
- a CDS encoding DUF1302 domain-containing protein: MKRERMSSVRPPCHWATLAAALAAVGWVHHAGAFEIDTGDSDVRLRWDNTLKYNAAWRVKDRDSKLVSTVNQDDSDRNFNKGLISNRLNILSEFDARYNNFGARVSAAGWYDSVYEGSNDNDSPATANQRSVSYDHFTDDTRKLHGSDAEILDAFVFGKGNLGELPTSFRLGRHTVLWGESLFFGANGIAGGQAPVDIIKATSVPNTPFKELIRPVNQFSGQVQLRPNVSVAAYYQFAWEENRIPAVGSYFSTSDVVGEGGERLIVGGPIGPNQQPLAFFHGKDIKADDKGQYGLSLRFSPEDWNTDFGLYAIRYHAKDPMIYTRANPGGPNPLTGQLGEYQLVYAEGIRAFGASFSTSVGDANVAGEVSVRRNTPLVSVSQANPTGLGDNDSHALYAVGNSLHAQLSSLYSFNSNGIWDSASLAGEVAWHRRTSITKNAAALDPNSERDAWGLRMSFTPNFFQVYPGVDLSVPLGLGYNPKGRSSVISKFNNGVGDKGGDVSIGLQLEYLQTWKAGLNYTHYIGGSDNFLDSRNANTYGQPLKDRDFIAFTVQRSF; the protein is encoded by the coding sequence ATGAAACGGGAACGTATGAGCAGCGTCCGGCCGCCTTGCCATTGGGCCACTCTCGCCGCGGCGCTTGCCGCAGTGGGCTGGGTCCATCACGCGGGTGCATTTGAAATCGACACCGGCGATTCAGACGTGCGTCTGCGGTGGGACAACACCCTCAAGTACAACGCTGCCTGGCGCGTCAAAGACCGGGACAGCAAGCTCGTCAGCACGGTCAACCAGGACGACAGCGACCGTAACTTCAACAAAGGCCTGATCTCCAACCGGCTGAATATCCTGTCCGAATTTGATGCGCGCTATAACAACTTCGGCGCCCGCGTCAGTGCGGCCGGCTGGTATGACAGCGTGTATGAAGGCAGCAACGACAACGATTCCCCGGCCACCGCCAATCAGCGCTCAGTCAGCTACGACCACTTCACGGACGACACCCGCAAGCTGCACGGCAGCGACGCCGAGATCCTCGATGCGTTTGTCTTCGGCAAGGGCAACCTCGGCGAACTGCCCACCAGTTTCCGCCTGGGCCGGCACACCGTGCTGTGGGGCGAAAGCCTGTTCTTCGGGGCCAATGGCATTGCGGGCGGGCAAGCACCGGTGGACATCATCAAGGCCACCTCGGTACCCAATACGCCGTTCAAGGAATTGATTCGCCCGGTCAACCAATTCTCCGGGCAGGTCCAGTTGCGGCCGAATGTCTCGGTGGCGGCGTACTACCAGTTTGCGTGGGAAGAGAACCGCATCCCCGCCGTGGGCAGTTATTTTTCCACCTCGGATGTGGTGGGCGAGGGCGGTGAGCGCTTGATTGTGGGTGGCCCGATCGGCCCCAACCAACAACCGCTGGCGTTCTTCCACGGCAAGGACATCAAGGCGGACGACAAGGGCCAGTACGGTCTGTCGCTGCGGTTTTCGCCTGAAGACTGGAACACCGATTTTGGTCTCTATGCAATCCGCTACCACGCCAAGGACCCGATGATTTACACCCGTGCCAATCCCGGCGGGCCCAACCCGTTGACCGGTCAACTGGGCGAATACCAACTGGTGTACGCCGAAGGGATTCGCGCTTTTGGCGCCAGCTTCAGCACCTCAGTGGGCGATGCCAACGTTGCCGGTGAAGTCTCGGTGCGGCGCAATACGCCGCTGGTGAGCGTGTCCCAGGCCAACCCGACGGGCCTGGGAGACAACGACAGCCATGCCCTGTATGCCGTGGGCAACTCGCTGCACGCCCAGCTCTCCAGCCTCTACTCGTTCAACAGCAACGGCATTTGGGACTCCGCCAGCCTGGCGGGTGAAGTGGCCTGGCACCGGCGCACCAGCATCACCAAAAACGCGGCCGCGCTCGACCCCAACAGCGAGCGCGATGCCTGGGGCCTGCGCATGAGCTTCACCCCCAACTTCTTCCAGGTGTACCCCGGCGTCGACCTGAGTGTGCCGCTGGGCCTGGGCTACAACCCGAAAGGGCGCTCGTCGGTGATCAGCAAATTCAACAACGGCGTGGGCGACAAAGGCGGTGATGTGAGCATCGGCCTGCAGCTTGAGTACCTGCAAACCTGGAAGGCCGGCCTCAACTACACGCACTACATCGGCGGCAGCGACAACTTCCTCGATAGCCGTAACGCCAACACCTATGGGCAACCGCTCAAGGACCGCGACTTTATCGCCTTTACCGTCCAGCGATCATTTTGA
- a CDS encoding LysR family transcriptional regulator: protein MRFHHLDLNLLVVLDTLLTEQNITRAAQRLNVSQSAASGLLARLRDYFDDELLVQVGRKMLPTPLAQGLAEPVRRVLLDIQSTIVNKPEFDPLTCKRHFKLIATDFVTTVILGPLTQRLQQRAPHITLDIQHASDHYNQMLTQGEVDFVIMPDQYLSDLHAKELLFEDDYQCVVWSQNSLVGDHLSLEEYLSLGHIAVNFGSAREPSFSEKILQGYGQARRVELTTSSFNTVPHLLVGTQRVAVIPRSLATLYGDFLSLRALAPPFELPLLREFTLWNKVLDSDPAHRWMRHLLQEVAAEYSERVAGLFNGSR, encoded by the coding sequence ATGCGTTTTCATCACCTGGATTTGAATTTGCTGGTGGTCCTCGACACCCTGCTCACCGAACAGAACATCACGCGCGCCGCGCAGCGCCTGAACGTCAGCCAGTCGGCGGCCAGCGGCTTGCTGGCGCGGTTGCGCGATTATTTTGATGATGAGTTGCTGGTGCAGGTGGGGCGCAAGATGTTGCCGACGCCACTCGCCCAAGGCCTGGCCGAGCCGGTGCGCCGGGTGCTGCTGGATATTCAATCGACGATCGTCAACAAACCCGAGTTTGACCCGCTGACCTGCAAGCGCCACTTCAAGCTGATCGCCACCGATTTTGTGACCACGGTCATTCTCGGCCCGCTGACCCAACGCCTGCAGCAACGGGCGCCGCACATCACCCTCGATATCCAGCACGCCTCCGATCACTACAACCAGATGCTGACCCAGGGCGAAGTGGACTTTGTGATCATGCCCGATCAGTACCTGTCGGACCTGCATGCCAAGGAGCTGTTGTTCGAGGATGACTACCAGTGCGTGGTCTGGTCGCAGAACAGCCTGGTGGGCGATCACCTCAGCCTGGAGGAGTACCTGAGCCTGGGGCACATTGCGGTCAACTTCGGCAGTGCCCGCGAACCCAGCTTCAGTGAAAAAATCCTTCAGGGGTATGGCCAGGCGCGCCGGGTCGAGTTGACCACCAGCAGCTTCAACACGGTGCCGCATCTGCTGGTGGGCACCCAACGGGTCGCGGTGATCCCGCGAAGCCTGGCGACCCTGTATGGCGATTTTTTGTCATTGCGCGCGCTGGCGCCGCCCTTTGAACTGCCGCTGCTGCGCGAATTCACCTTATGGAACAAAGTGCTCGACAGTGACCCGGCGCACCGCTGGATGCGCCACTTGCTTCAGGAAGTGGCGGCGGAATACAGCGAGCGGGTGGCCGGGTTGTTCAACGGGTCGCGATGA